A single genomic interval of Apis cerana isolate GH-2021 linkage group LG2, AcerK_1.0, whole genome shotgun sequence harbors:
- the LOC107999202 gene encoding aquaporin-11: MAATIIALAVSTLYIILTTLIAYWMRRYTDYYIRDPFVRSLFLEAIATGELCGACFELIIIADNWGVSMYGVYLFVLTIWWSLNWGDATACPYTHIEEVIEGTKSVRDAFLLIWAELVGGLAVFRYIQFLWALEIVSTHKNKAFEDCTTDLQVPVIFGAFIECVATCIYRVVSHGLNEINSRINVIIDSFIGTTLVIAAFDYSGGYFNPALATSLKYGCLGTSFMEHVIVYWVGACAGSIASLRVYKSPFVQQYMEQYKEKML; the protein is encoded by the exons ATGGCTGCAACAATAATTGCTCTAGCAGTTTCtacattgtatattatacttaCAACTCTCATAGCTTATTGGATGAGAAGATATACCGACTATTATATACGTGATCCATTCGTAAGATCCCTATTTTTAGAAGCCATTGCTACCGGTGAACTTTGTGGAGCatgtttcgaattaataataa TTGCCGACAACTGGGGTGTTTCTATGTATGgcgtatatttatttgtactgACGATTTGGTGGTCTTTAAATTGGGGTGATGCTACCGCTTGTCCGTATACACACATCGAAGAAGTTATCGAAGGAACAAAATCGGTACGCGATGCTTTCCTTTTAATATGGGCCGAACTTGTAGGTGGTCTTGCCGTTTTTAGATACATCCAATTTCTTTGGGCGCTCGAAATCGTTTCGACGCATAAAAACAAAGCATTCGAAGATTGTACTACTGATTTACAA gTACCCGTAATATTTGGAGCATTTATCGAATGTGTGGCAACTTGTATATATAGGGTAGTTTCACATGGTTTGAACGAGATAAATTCGAggattaatgttattatcgaTTCTTTTATTGGAACTACTTTAGTTATTGCAG CTTTCGATTATTCCGGTGGCTACTTCAATCCTGCACTGGCCACTTCTTTGAAATACGGATGTTTGGGAACTTCCTTCATGGAGCACGTGATAGTCTATTGGGTCGGTGCGTGCGCCGGTTCCATCGCCTCTTTACGAGTTTATAAATCACCGTTCGTTCAGCAATATATGGAACAGTATAAGGAAAAAATGCTTTAA
- the LOC107995199 gene encoding sentrin-specific protease 7-like isoform X1 produces the protein MLRTKIGEIQNDKILQRNKLQRLSNIALQQIRSSLYSYTQHQTVTNSIQQKQLSQFQKEIIKQKFSSKNVYNAMNIESLKIRKTIPKSVQQKQLTPSSQLQIQKQATKQKSLSKNVYSVMNVESLKKRRKTITNQVQQKLKYLFSSQFQKKVTKQKFSSKNVRNVESLKPQRKIITNSVQQKQLSSSSQFQKKITKQKSSYKNVHSVINIESLKERQKTTTNSVHQKKILSSSQLQFQKEISKEKSLTKNKHNIMNVKSLKSPSICEISINEQCSSSQSESEYKFSENDVSVKKNIHNLINNKVRHQIKGNIAKMLVVFINGEQRLITFEIPHEDCTVQDLLKQANIMLSEKSSISLISNPTLDINYLVKIGSDTITSFDISKNDDNSQNNINNSLNNSSRLPDKNIDSVQQNKTNNEHNSSIKSEKLEQDVSMHKHKRKKRTASKSRQNHEEPECLTISSDEEEKSKEKSNSSNNTFLNDMNNDYSNEMDIILEKKPIITNNSISDTISDYAGCTKIENIPDNIIQPPCTSLLCKMVRIGSYKYIPRDRILISQNGIRFNIPLLEDEKTFVTLDVKVRDIVKVLIHFGKSMPVLFFYTSINTGAMIRELLGMQDPKGPYYDPAGKDHTHKRITLLPEKLSEESKVVLKTLFTRRNLLEELNAKEAHDIFEGSSPKNNVQMKNLSKRKIQTQITANSNNTSIQTIIIYPLPPAKGGIAITTEDYLCLGEDQFLNDVIIDFYLKYLTLEVLSESDQQRTHVFSSYFYKRLTSPHTQAVENNVPLTPAAKRHARVQKWTKNVNIFEKDFIIIPINEHAHWFLAIICFPGLVGKVFAQSKRSDENDIRKTVQKSKKLKEVKLQTVTIGSTTLKPVTTTVTIDQGDDGSERDNGEMEIISKDDDELEIIENKNLSPKMKQNVLQEKDIIKIPCILIFDSLAGTNRMHVIATLRDYLSCEYIAKTGCEKIFSKDTIKGALLKVPQQSNFTDCGLYILQYVESFFKNPIKDYTLPINTLKDWFEEIVVTRKREELSKLLIKLMNGRKRDKNIIIPAVNFPTQDGKLKIKAKNHVDAKSVKTNVKDK, from the exons ATGTTACGAACAAAAATAGGAGAgatacaaaatgataaaatattgcaaagaaATAAGTTGCAACGATTATCAAATATTGCTTTACAACAAATACGAAGTTCACTATATAGTTATACACAACACCAAACAGTTACAAATTCAATACAACAGAAACAATTGtcacaatttcaaaaagaaatcataaaacaaaaattttcatctaaaaatGTGTATAATGCTATGAATAtcgaatctttgaaaatacgGAAAACAATTCCAAAATCAGTACAGCAGAAACAATTGACACCCTCGTCACAGTTACAAATTCAAAAACAAGctacaaaacaaaaatctttatctaaAAATGTGTATAGTGTTATGAATGTTGAATCTTTGAAAAAGCGACgaaaaacaattacaaatcaggtacaacaaaaattaaaatatttgttttcatcacaatttcaaaaaaaagttacgaaacaaaaattttcatcaaaaaatgtGCGTAACGTTGAATCTTTGAAACcacaacgaaaaataattacaaattctgTGCAACAAAAACAATTGTCATCTTCatcacaatttcaaaaaaagattacaaaacaaaaatcttcatataaaaatgtgCATAGtgttataaatatcgaatcttTGAAAGAAAGACAGAAAACAACTACAAATTCAGTACaccaaaagaaaatattatcctCGTCACAgttacaatttcaaaaagaaatttcgaaagaaaaatctctaactaaaaataaacataatataatgaatgttAAATCTTTGAAATCTCCATCGATTtgtgaaatttcaataaatgaaCAATGTTCTTCTTCACAAAGTGAATCAGAATATAAGTTTTCAGAAAACGATGtttctgttaaaaaaaatattcataatttgataaataataaggtACGACAtcaaataaaaggaaatattgcaaaaatgttagttgtatttattaatggtGAACAGAGATTAATTACATTCGAAATACCTCACGAAGATTGTACAGTTCAAGATTTATTGAAACAG GCAAATATCATGCTTTCTGAGAAATCaagtatttcattaatttctaatcCTACTttggatataaattatttagtaaaaattgGATCTGATACAATTACATCATTTGACATAAgtaaaaatgatgataattctcaaaataatataaataatagtttaaataattctagtaG ATTaccagataaaaatattgattctgTACAACAAAATaag ACAAACAATGAGCATAATTCATcaataaaatcagaaaaattggaacaagATGTGTCTATGCAtaaacataaaagaaaaaaaagaactgcTTCAAAATCAAGGCAGAATCATGAAGAACCag AATGTTTAACAATATCATCTgatgaagaggaaaaaagcaaagaaaaatcaaattctagtaacaatacatttttaaacgaCATGAATAATGATTATAGTAATGAAATGGATATCATTCTTGAGAAGAAACCAATAATTACGAACAATTCTATTTCCGATACAATTTCCGATTATGCAGGATGcacgaaaatagaaaatattccag ataatattatacaaccTCCATGTACttctttattatgtaaaatggtAAGAATAggttcttataaatatattcctcGGGATAGAATCTTAATCTCACAAAATGGAATCCGATTTAATATACCTTTATTGGAAGAtg AAAAAACTTTTGTAACATTAGATGTTAAGGTTCGAGATATAGTAAAAGTACTAATTCATTTTGGTAAATCAATGCCAGtgcttttcttttatacatcTATTAATACTGGAGCTATGATTCGTGAATTATTAGGAATGCAGGATCCAAAAGGACCATACTATGATCCGGCTGGAAAag atcatACACATAAACGAATAACTTTACTGCCAGAAAAATTATCAGAAGAATCAAAAGTTGTATTAAAAACATTGTTTACGCGAAGAAActtattagaagaattaaatgCGAAAGAAGCacatgatatttttgaagGATCATCGCCGAAAAAT AATGTACAAATGAAAAACCtatcgaagagaaaaatccAAACACAGATAACAgctaattcaaataatactaGTATACAAAC aataattatatatccctTACCACCTGCTAAAGGTGGTATAGCCATTACTACTGAGGACTATTTATGTCTTGGggaagatcaatttttaaatgatgtaATTATAGACttctatctaaaatatttgacaTTGGAAGTTCTATCAGAATCTGATCAACAGAGAACTCATGTATTTAGTTCGTATTTTTATAAGCGATTGACAAGTCCACACACTCAAGCAGTTGAAAATAATGTGCCTCTTACACCTGCTGCTAAAAGACATGCAAGAGTTCAGAAGTGGACGAAAAATgtcaatatatttgaaaaagattttattataattcctaTAAATGAACA TGCTCATTGGTTTTTGGCTATTATTTGTTTTCCCGGATTAGTGGGTAAAGTTTTTGCACAAAGTAAACGATctgatgaaaatgatattcgtAAAACTGtacaaaaaagtaaaaaattaaaagaagtaaaaCTTCAAACTGTTACTATTGGAAGTACAACTCTCAAACCAGTGACGACTACTGTAACTATAGATCAGGGTGATGATGGTTCAGAAAGGGATAATGGAGAGATGGAAATAATTAGCAAAGATGAc gatgaattagaaataatagaaaataaaaatttatcgccaaaaatgaaacaaaatgtaCTACaggaaaaagatattataaaaat accctgcatattaatatttgactcTCTTGCTGGAACAAATAGAATGCATGTAATAGCTACATTAAGAGATTATTTAAGTTGTGAATATATAGCAAAAACGggatgtgaaaaaatattttcaaaagatacTATTAAAGGAGCATTATTAAAAGTTCCTCAGCAATCAAATTTCACTGATTgtggattatatatattacaatatgtaGAAAGCTTTTTTaag AATCCCATTAAAGATTATACTTTACCAATAAATACATTGAAAGATTGGTTTGAGGAAATAGTAGtaacaagaaaaagagaagaattatcaaaattattaattaaattgatgaatggaagaaaaagagacaaaaatataataatacctgCTGTAAACTTTCCTACTCAAGATggtaaactaaaaattaaggCTAAAAATCATGTTGATGCGAAATCTGTAAAAACTAatgttaaagataaataa
- the LOC107995199 gene encoding sentrin-specific protease 7-like isoform X3 — MLRTKIGEIQNDKILQRNKLQRLSNIALQQIRSSLYSYTQHQTVTNSIQQKQLSQFQKEIIKQKFSSKNVYNAMNIESLKIRKTIPKSVQQKQLTPSSQLQIQKQATKQKSLSKNVYSVMNVESLKKRRKTITNQVQQKLKYLFSSQFQKKVTKQKFSSKNVRNVESLKPQRKIITNSVQQKQLSSSSQFQKKITKQKSSYKNVHSVINIESLKERQKTTTNSVHQKKILSSSQLQFQKEISKEKSLTKNKHNIMNVKSLKSPSICEISINEQCSSSQSESEYKFSENDVSVKKNIHNLINNKVRHQIKGNIAKMLVVFINGEQRLITFEIPHEDCTVQDLLKQANIMLSEKSSISLISNPTLDINYLVKIGSDTITSFDISKNDDNSQNNINNSLNNSSRLPDKNIDSVQQNKTNNEHNSSIKSEKLEQDVSMHKHKRKKRTASKSRQNHEEPECLTISSDEEEKSKEKSNSSNNTFLNDMNNDYSNEMDIILEKKPIITNNSISDTISDYAGCTKIENIPDNIIQPPCTSLLCKMVRIGSYKYIPRDRILISQNGIRFNIPLLEDEKTFVTLDVKVRDIVKVLIHFGKSMPVLFFYTSINTGAMIRELLGMQDPKGPYYDPAGKDHTHKRITLLPEKLSEESKVVLKTLFTRRNLLEELNAKEAHDIFEGSSPKNNVQMKNLSKRKIQTQITANSNNTSIQTIIIYPLPPAKGGIAITTEDYLCLGEDQFLNDVIIDFYLKYLTLEVLSESDQQRTHVFSSYFYKRLTSPHTQAVENNVPLTPAAKRHARVQKWTKNVNIFEKDFIIIPINEHAHWFLAIICFPGLVGKVFAQSKRSDENDIRKTVQKSKKLKEVKLQTVTIGSTTLKPVTTTVTIDQGDDGSERDNGEMEIISKDDTLHINI; from the exons ATGTTACGAACAAAAATAGGAGAgatacaaaatgataaaatattgcaaagaaATAAGTTGCAACGATTATCAAATATTGCTTTACAACAAATACGAAGTTCACTATATAGTTATACACAACACCAAACAGTTACAAATTCAATACAACAGAAACAATTGtcacaatttcaaaaagaaatcataaaacaaaaattttcatctaaaaatGTGTATAATGCTATGAATAtcgaatctttgaaaatacgGAAAACAATTCCAAAATCAGTACAGCAGAAACAATTGACACCCTCGTCACAGTTACAAATTCAAAAACAAGctacaaaacaaaaatctttatctaaAAATGTGTATAGTGTTATGAATGTTGAATCTTTGAAAAAGCGACgaaaaacaattacaaatcaggtacaacaaaaattaaaatatttgttttcatcacaatttcaaaaaaaagttacgaaacaaaaattttcatcaaaaaatgtGCGTAACGTTGAATCTTTGAAACcacaacgaaaaataattacaaattctgTGCAACAAAAACAATTGTCATCTTCatcacaatttcaaaaaaagattacaaaacaaaaatcttcatataaaaatgtgCATAGtgttataaatatcgaatcttTGAAAGAAAGACAGAAAACAACTACAAATTCAGTACaccaaaagaaaatattatcctCGTCACAgttacaatttcaaaaagaaatttcgaaagaaaaatctctaactaaaaataaacataatataatgaatgttAAATCTTTGAAATCTCCATCGATTtgtgaaatttcaataaatgaaCAATGTTCTTCTTCACAAAGTGAATCAGAATATAAGTTTTCAGAAAACGATGtttctgttaaaaaaaatattcataatttgataaataataaggtACGACAtcaaataaaaggaaatattgcaaaaatgttagttgtatttattaatggtGAACAGAGATTAATTACATTCGAAATACCTCACGAAGATTGTACAGTTCAAGATTTATTGAAACAG GCAAATATCATGCTTTCTGAGAAATCaagtatttcattaatttctaatcCTACTttggatataaattatttagtaaaaattgGATCTGATACAATTACATCATTTGACATAAgtaaaaatgatgataattctcaaaataatataaataatagtttaaataattctagtaG ATTaccagataaaaatattgattctgTACAACAAAATaag ACAAACAATGAGCATAATTCATcaataaaatcagaaaaattggaacaagATGTGTCTATGCAtaaacataaaagaaaaaaaagaactgcTTCAAAATCAAGGCAGAATCATGAAGAACCag AATGTTTAACAATATCATCTgatgaagaggaaaaaagcaaagaaaaatcaaattctagtaacaatacatttttaaacgaCATGAATAATGATTATAGTAATGAAATGGATATCATTCTTGAGAAGAAACCAATAATTACGAACAATTCTATTTCCGATACAATTTCCGATTATGCAGGATGcacgaaaatagaaaatattccag ataatattatacaaccTCCATGTACttctttattatgtaaaatggtAAGAATAggttcttataaatatattcctcGGGATAGAATCTTAATCTCACAAAATGGAATCCGATTTAATATACCTTTATTGGAAGAtg AAAAAACTTTTGTAACATTAGATGTTAAGGTTCGAGATATAGTAAAAGTACTAATTCATTTTGGTAAATCAATGCCAGtgcttttcttttatacatcTATTAATACTGGAGCTATGATTCGTGAATTATTAGGAATGCAGGATCCAAAAGGACCATACTATGATCCGGCTGGAAAag atcatACACATAAACGAATAACTTTACTGCCAGAAAAATTATCAGAAGAATCAAAAGTTGTATTAAAAACATTGTTTACGCGAAGAAActtattagaagaattaaatgCGAAAGAAGCacatgatatttttgaagGATCATCGCCGAAAAAT AATGTACAAATGAAAAACCtatcgaagagaaaaatccAAACACAGATAACAgctaattcaaataatactaGTATACAAAC aataattatatatccctTACCACCTGCTAAAGGTGGTATAGCCATTACTACTGAGGACTATTTATGTCTTGGggaagatcaatttttaaatgatgtaATTATAGACttctatctaaaatatttgacaTTGGAAGTTCTATCAGAATCTGATCAACAGAGAACTCATGTATTTAGTTCGTATTTTTATAAGCGATTGACAAGTCCACACACTCAAGCAGTTGAAAATAATGTGCCTCTTACACCTGCTGCTAAAAGACATGCAAGAGTTCAGAAGTGGACGAAAAATgtcaatatatttgaaaaagattttattataattcctaTAAATGAACA TGCTCATTGGTTTTTGGCTATTATTTGTTTTCCCGGATTAGTGGGTAAAGTTTTTGCACAAAGTAAACGATctgatgaaaatgatattcgtAAAACTGtacaaaaaagtaaaaaattaaaagaagtaaaaCTTCAAACTGTTACTATTGGAAGTACAACTCTCAAACCAGTGACGACTACTGTAACTATAGATCAGGGTGATGATGGTTCAGAAAGGGATAATGGAGAGATGGAAATAATTAGCAAAGATGAc accctgcatattaatatttga
- the LOC107995199 gene encoding sentrin-specific protease 7-like isoform X2, giving the protein MLRTKIGEIQNDKILQRNKLQRLSNIALQQIRSSLYSYTQHQTVTNSIQQKQLSQFQKEIIKQKFSSKNVYNAMNIESLKIRKTIPKSVQQKQLTPSSQLQIQKQATKQKSLSKNVYSVMNVESLKKRRKTITNQVQQKLKYLFSSQFQKKVTKQKFSSKNVRNVESLKPQRKIITNSVQQKQLSSSSQFQKKITKQKSSYKNVHSVINIESLKERQKTTTNSVHQKKILSSSQLQFQKEISKEKSLTKNKHNIMNVKSLKSPSICEISINEQCSSSQSESEYKFSENDVSVKKNIHNLINNKVRHQIKGNIAKMLVVFINGEQRLITFEIPHEDCTVQDLLKQANIMLSEKSSISLISNPTLDINYLVKIGSDTITSFDISKNDDNSQNNINNSLNNSSRLPDKNIDSVQQNKTNNEHNSSIKSEKLEQDVSMHKHKRKKRTASKSRQNHEEPECLTISSDEEEKSKEKSNSSNNTFLNDMNNDYSNEMDIILEKKPIITNNSISDTISDYAGCTKIENIPDNIIQPPCTSLLCKMVRIGSYKYIPRDRILISQNGIRFNIPLLEDEKTFVTLDVKVRDIVKVLIHFGKSMPVLFFYTSINTGAMIRELLGMQDPKGPYYDPAGKDHTHKRITLLPEKLSEESKVVLKTLFTRRNLLEELNAKEAHDIFEGSSPKNNVQMKNLSKRKIQTQITANSNNTSIQTIIIYPLPPAKGGIAITTEDYLCLGEDQFLNDVIIDFYLKYLTLEVLSESDQQRTHVFSSYFYKRLTSPHTQAVENNVPLTPAAKRHARVQKWTKNVNIFEKDFIIIPINEHAHWFLAIICFPGLVGKVFAQSKRSDENDIRKTVQKSKKLKEVKLQTVTIGSTTLKPVTTTVTIDQGDDGSERDNGEMEIISKDDSDKLLEHLTNNLQ; this is encoded by the exons ATGTTACGAACAAAAATAGGAGAgatacaaaatgataaaatattgcaaagaaATAAGTTGCAACGATTATCAAATATTGCTTTACAACAAATACGAAGTTCACTATATAGTTATACACAACACCAAACAGTTACAAATTCAATACAACAGAAACAATTGtcacaatttcaaaaagaaatcataaaacaaaaattttcatctaaaaatGTGTATAATGCTATGAATAtcgaatctttgaaaatacgGAAAACAATTCCAAAATCAGTACAGCAGAAACAATTGACACCCTCGTCACAGTTACAAATTCAAAAACAAGctacaaaacaaaaatctttatctaaAAATGTGTATAGTGTTATGAATGTTGAATCTTTGAAAAAGCGACgaaaaacaattacaaatcaggtacaacaaaaattaaaatatttgttttcatcacaatttcaaaaaaaagttacgaaacaaaaattttcatcaaaaaatgtGCGTAACGTTGAATCTTTGAAACcacaacgaaaaataattacaaattctgTGCAACAAAAACAATTGTCATCTTCatcacaatttcaaaaaaagattacaaaacaaaaatcttcatataaaaatgtgCATAGtgttataaatatcgaatcttTGAAAGAAAGACAGAAAACAACTACAAATTCAGTACaccaaaagaaaatattatcctCGTCACAgttacaatttcaaaaagaaatttcgaaagaaaaatctctaactaaaaataaacataatataatgaatgttAAATCTTTGAAATCTCCATCGATTtgtgaaatttcaataaatgaaCAATGTTCTTCTTCACAAAGTGAATCAGAATATAAGTTTTCAGAAAACGATGtttctgttaaaaaaaatattcataatttgataaataataaggtACGACAtcaaataaaaggaaatattgcaaaaatgttagttgtatttattaatggtGAACAGAGATTAATTACATTCGAAATACCTCACGAAGATTGTACAGTTCAAGATTTATTGAAACAG GCAAATATCATGCTTTCTGAGAAATCaagtatttcattaatttctaatcCTACTttggatataaattatttagtaaaaattgGATCTGATACAATTACATCATTTGACATAAgtaaaaatgatgataattctcaaaataatataaataatagtttaaataattctagtaG ATTaccagataaaaatattgattctgTACAACAAAATaag ACAAACAATGAGCATAATTCATcaataaaatcagaaaaattggaacaagATGTGTCTATGCAtaaacataaaagaaaaaaaagaactgcTTCAAAATCAAGGCAGAATCATGAAGAACCag AATGTTTAACAATATCATCTgatgaagaggaaaaaagcaaagaaaaatcaaattctagtaacaatacatttttaaacgaCATGAATAATGATTATAGTAATGAAATGGATATCATTCTTGAGAAGAAACCAATAATTACGAACAATTCTATTTCCGATACAATTTCCGATTATGCAGGATGcacgaaaatagaaaatattccag ataatattatacaaccTCCATGTACttctttattatgtaaaatggtAAGAATAggttcttataaatatattcctcGGGATAGAATCTTAATCTCACAAAATGGAATCCGATTTAATATACCTTTATTGGAAGAtg AAAAAACTTTTGTAACATTAGATGTTAAGGTTCGAGATATAGTAAAAGTACTAATTCATTTTGGTAAATCAATGCCAGtgcttttcttttatacatcTATTAATACTGGAGCTATGATTCGTGAATTATTAGGAATGCAGGATCCAAAAGGACCATACTATGATCCGGCTGGAAAag atcatACACATAAACGAATAACTTTACTGCCAGAAAAATTATCAGAAGAATCAAAAGTTGTATTAAAAACATTGTTTACGCGAAGAAActtattagaagaattaaatgCGAAAGAAGCacatgatatttttgaagGATCATCGCCGAAAAAT AATGTACAAATGAAAAACCtatcgaagagaaaaatccAAACACAGATAACAgctaattcaaataatactaGTATACAAAC aataattatatatccctTACCACCTGCTAAAGGTGGTATAGCCATTACTACTGAGGACTATTTATGTCTTGGggaagatcaatttttaaatgatgtaATTATAGACttctatctaaaatatttgacaTTGGAAGTTCTATCAGAATCTGATCAACAGAGAACTCATGTATTTAGTTCGTATTTTTATAAGCGATTGACAAGTCCACACACTCAAGCAGTTGAAAATAATGTGCCTCTTACACCTGCTGCTAAAAGACATGCAAGAGTTCAGAAGTGGACGAAAAATgtcaatatatttgaaaaagattttattataattcctaTAAATGAACA TGCTCATTGGTTTTTGGCTATTATTTGTTTTCCCGGATTAGTGGGTAAAGTTTTTGCACAAAGTAAACGATctgatgaaaatgatattcgtAAAACTGtacaaaaaagtaaaaaattaaaagaagtaaaaCTTCAAACTGTTACTATTGGAAGTACAACTCTCAAACCAGTGACGACTACTGTAACTATAGATCAGGGTGATGATGGTTCAGAAAGGGATAATGGAGAGATGGAAATAATTAGCAAAGATGAc tcgGATAAACTATTAGAGCatcttacaaataatttacaatag